ATCTCATTATATAATTCTTCACGTACGGCAAGAGTAAGGACTATTCGGCGACCGCATTTGAAGGCTTAATTCCAACTCATTTTCTACTTTGACAAGGATTATAGCTAATTTGATCCTAATTGAATTCTTCTTGAAATtatctttttaatttttactttaAGATAATAAtagtctgttttttttttttaatatataagtACAATAAATACTTATATTCATCTTATCATGAGACACTAAGTTTATCTTTCGATTGAACATATCTGTTATATCTTATCATGAACTCCGGCCTTTTATACTTTCTTAATTATCATGAACTCCTTTCGTAAATTTGTTGGATTGGATCAGATTCAGACTCAAACCTCGACTCGATGGATTTGTTCTAAGATATGTGCACATTTTACACTCAAATATCAATAAAGCGAGGTTTATTCTATGAGACAATATTTTAGGAACGAAGCGAGTACGCGTTATCGAATAAACTTTTCGAGATAGTTACAAAACACGAGGAACGTTTTACAATGATATCCTATCTTGCTATGCTCAATCATGCATGAGCATATATATTGcatggcgtgcgtgcttgcacTGACGGACCCAGGAATTCAGAAATGGGGGTCCAacttttaccttttttttttcttttgtttgcaTATGCTATCCTTTTATTTGCCCTTTTTGTTAAGGGGAAACAGGGAACGGTTAGgtagtaaattttattaataccATAATAAAATCATGCATTGAAGATTTAAGAATTTGTGTGTGGGCTTAACaacaataaaaattaatatattAGTCCAACAATAATTTACAACGATTCatctcaaagaaaaaaaattacaagtGTATACAACAAGTTTTATATGTTAAAAGAAATTTAATTCATAACAATTATATTGACAAGTAGGAAAAAGAATGACAAAACTAcactattttttaaaaaagttgcATCTTTTCAATGCTTATAGGGCAaatttttgttaaataattAGACCCCTAAaaactttaatgaaattaaacaattataaaatataaaatacagTACTAACATTATTatacaagaaaacaaaaacaaaaaaagagcaAGAAAGAAATAATGAAGACATCAGACAATGctaaaggaaaaaaataaagacAAATATTTTAGAATGTAAGAAACCATGAAGATGAATGGTCATGGGTAAAGGAAAAAATGAAACTGCAATAGCTTTGAAGAATCCAAGTGTCAGGATTCGAACACAACACCTCCACATTAACCATTGAGCTACACCAATACATTAATGTTTTAAGCGGACATTAAATAGACATATACTAATATACAgtttttcatattttattattttttttttccagaaaaatGGGGGTCCTTTTGGTCCCCTCAAGGTACATGTAGGTCCGCCCCTGCGTGTTTGAATGCTTGCTTATGTCTTTGATAAGGACTAGTATTCTAGCAATGTAATTTTAGGATCGGAGATCCATCGAAACAAATGGAACATAAATATCAATATCactatttcttttctttttatgaatgatgataaatgtctttttttttttataatgatgataaatttcttttttttttaatgataaaggtcgtaaattacgacaacatttagttgtcgcaattttacgtgtcggattttaaataatacaTATAAGTGCCACGTAGGCCATGCatcatcaaaatatttttactaacaatataaaaaatttactatgaaaatatataaataagatAGTCGATACTAGTCGATACAAAGAAGAAAACAaacatttattatatttataataaattagaatattaagatttttctactatttttgtaacatgtataataggttataagttaaatattttagtttcaaatttattttcatgacacataagcatgtcatgttaTTGTTGTTACACGGCTTAAAGAGTGCAAGttgcgtttttttttttcttagatACATTCCATATAGTGTCTGTACTGAAATGACAGATCATATAGTCCATAGACATATGGGGTCTTAGtctttttaattatatttataataatccTACTAATTAAAGTTTAAAGAGAGCATAAGAATTATAacaatccaaaatttaaaatataacttTCGACTTTAATTAAACGGAATAGATGCCATAATCTCAAGATTAATAAGAAATTATCACTTTGATCGACTATAATAATATTGTTGTTGATCGTCTTCATCATTAATTTAGACTAGCTTATTTATTAACTCTAAGCCTCCAATTAATCGAAGAAACAAGAATCAAAGTATATAAAGCCTTATCAACATGAAGATATGTCCGAATATAGAAAATTAAACCTTAGTGCTTATTGGATTTACATAGGAAGCTGATTATGTTTAATCGTATGAGAAATTTTAGAAAAGAGGATAACTTAGGGTCGAAATCTTGCTGAATTATTGATCAAAAGGTCTTacatgcacaaggtgtacaataaatttattgtacaccaacataacttttacccagttttctttaacttttacccagttttttccaacttttatattattaaaaaaagttgatagataaacattttaaaaggtaaaataattaattttatacattataagtaattttaaagaaatattttttattaaattgaaaaatttaatcactaaaaaaattgataacttTTGCATACATacgggtaacttttaagcattttaagttaactttaacttcggtgtacGATAATTATCgtacaccccatgtaaataagaatttgtgattacTGATTGGGATAGGGGCGGTGGTAAATAGACATAAAGTGTAAAATAGTAAATTGGGATTAAAAATATGATAGATTTACTACAAGTTGTTAGAAAGTGTAGAATTTGCATGTATTAGTAAACGTATTAATGTCCTAATAAGCGGAAAGATGAAAAGAGAGGGGAAGTTGATAATTAAGATTCATAGTTGTACTAATCATTAAATGATCTTTAAGCGATCAATTTTGTCAAAAAATTGATGCGAATGTGTGAATAAATTAAAGAAAAGTAGTAGTAAGATGAAGAACTTATTCTCAAGTGCATGCTTATGAAAAAGGGGGTACGTAGTTTGTGTAATTGGCTGCCTGGCCTTGTTAAGGGaacaaacaaaatattcaaaggtcGGAAATGTATTTTGACTTTTGATTCttggaggaaaaaaaaaattgcacttTGTTGAACAATTGATTAATTGCTCGTATGTAATACCCcgttttaaaatgatctttatAATTACTATTTACATAAATATTATGATAAAAAGAGGAAGAATGTGTAAAAAGGTAGGtgattgaatataataaaatatgcatGAAGTCAGATAAATGTATAAGGTTTCGGATcctttagagttctaaaataactctacaagaTAGAGTTTGGGCAATACCAACCACTGTatgaaaaatcaatggctcatatatTATCTTTTCAAAACCCacctattttttctcatcaatatccACCCTTTGATTTCCCCTTCCCACtaatatgagccattgattttaaaatgtatggtttagatacaactctaaTTTGAAGTTGTATAAGCACaaagtaaaaaaatattataaaacagactaaaacgaaaagtgtaaagatcattttcaAACGGGGGTGGTATATTTTTTGATGCATGCGTTTGTACGGTCAAAACATTGGTGCAAGATTCTAGCGAAAGTGTAGGGAATCACGATGAAGATCATAGGCACATTTGATATGGAAAATTTAGAGGATCGAGTAAAGATTTTTCTTCCGTAAATCAAACTTTTAAAGTTGAATGTCGTTGTGAATGGATGAGTTAGTTGGTGGAAAGGTTGATCTTTAGAGCTTTATCAACGACAATCAAAATCCCCGTTTGAAACTGAATTAGCTATTGATGTTAATCTTACTATTGTTAATCATTGCAGGGAACTATTATTGGAGATATGATGACTGGGAGTTTGGGACTAAGGTTGAGTAAGGCTCGAGAACTACTAACAAAGTAGCTCCTTCATGAAATTAAATTGCTCTCGATAAACTTTGGACCAAGTCGATCGACATCAATGCTAAGCTCTACGTACTTTTCCCTTATACACTATGCTTTATATATCTCTCAGACTATGCTTAATTGCTTCAAGGTGAGCCTCATTTTCGACCTTTGTTGGTGTTAGGAAATAAACACAACTTAGTTAAGTTGACAAAAATACGAAACGGACTTGTTTGATTTAATATCTTGTTTCCTACAataattagaattgtaattaggaaagtagatatattttggtatgtaacaatctctggaattatttatacttggggagcaagtataattCTAGTAGACGTGAGTTTCTAGTTTATCCTATAAAAGGGGTTTAGACCtagctagaaaataagaggggaaaatacattggtgataggaatcatcaattgagtggttattgtgttattttgtaAGAACAGAGGAAATCTAAATTTCCTCATAAACACTTGTgtctattattattgtttttgctatttGTCCTATATTATATTTGTGGGTTTGTTCTCAATGATTCGTGACACGCGTTTGGTTATAACAGTTGGGCATTCTAGGCTCACATTCAAAGACTATCCCAAGTCTGCCCATTTCCAGATGCGGATCCTAGAGGGAACATGCGGATCCAAGAGGGAACGGGCTTAGAGATGAGCCGGGCCTTGAGTCCTACCTCACGAAAGTTATCTACGAGCTTTTTGAGAAGATCGGTCTTAGGCCCAATAACATAGACATCCTCATCACAAATTGTAGCGTCTTTTGCCCTTCTCTATCATTCTCATCTAAAGTATGATAGCGACTAAATATAAAATGAAAAGTTGTACTTTCACGGTTCtttaaatatcgcaccatggtatATTTATATCATTGTCATCTAAAGTATGATAGCGAGTAAATATAAAATGAAGTCCAAACatataataaagattctttttttttttattaaaaaaataaatccaaaaAAACCTCAACCCACTAATcactacaacaaccaataagattgttttattcaTCAAAATGAACTAATAAtgaaaaagcacaaagattgctaacttaacatatttgggaaattgtaaagaaatttaatgagttgaaaaaattagaccaattaaaattaaaattaaaatttggcacaaaaaatgatagtataataaatttataaaaggaTAGATTATCCtatgtaacaaacattgtgaaacaacCTAATagaaatacgtaacaaacaaaaagaaacagagggagtagttgatagtgtggtactccctccgtatttatttaagagatacacttggtcggacacgagtattaagaaaaagaattaaatgaaataaagtaataaaacaagtggagtttagtagatattttaattaaaaaaaacaagtggGAACCATGTCAGTTTAGGgagtgggggtggggtggggtgtagatatattatttaattagatggtggggttgataagttactaaaaatggcaagtgtatctcttaaataaatacggccgaaaaaggcaagtgtatcccttaattaaatacagagggagtattttttaatatagatagatatatgtgtcaactttttaaaggggtaggggaagagtGCATGAGATCACAAAATGACATGTGAAGAGGGTAGTtgatataatatttataaaagtttATCATTTATAAAACCGAGTAATCCTAAACGACTTTATAAAGAAAGAGGTACAAGTATTCGGAACCGGATAGAGTATTACAGTATTATACTATTACATAAGGTTATCCGAATATACTTCCTCGCAAAGATGAGGACCAACAGTTGTGCATTTCACCAACTGCACCAGCTGCACACGCACAAACACAAATAGAGGCTGCAGAGCCATATTCTCAACACGTTTCGAGTTTTGGTCTTTGTCACGAAAattggcccggcccggcccgatcATAGGCCAGACAATTGCCAAGTGAAACggataaaccgctttcaaacaTAGAAGTGTCCTCtttcaactttctctctccttctctcaCCCCATTTGCCCGGCAACAGAGACGAATCCTCCCCCCCAATTTTCCCGGTATATTTCTTTCTTGATTAATTTGGTAATCTTTCGTGTCTGCTTCTTCGATTTATATGTTATGTTTTTATCATGATCATACAAGCTAGATGAATTTCTATTGAATTATGTGTTTAGAATTCATATATCGATCAAATGAATTTACTGCCAAGCAATTAATATTATGTTAATGGGTGCTTTCGATTTTTGAACAATTGTACTTTTTTCATGACAAaagggtttcaaattttgatttttgttataATTGAAATATCTGATCGATTTGAACTTCGATTTAGATCAGTtttaggaattttttttttttttttttgctataaATTACCTCAGTGGAGTTGTTTGATTGTgtagttttgttttgatttgatTATTTTTAATCTTCAAACCTCTCATATTAGTGTATAAGAATGATATTGGATTTGTTGACCATGTGTTATTGTATGAGAATGTTAAATGTTATGAATGAATGACCTATTGGGCTTAAGTGTTTATTTGTATGACAATGTAATGTTGCAATGAATGAAAACAATAAATGGAGAAAGAATTACAAAAAGGAATTGTCAAAGGTGAGAAGAGAGTATTCTTGGTGTGGTTAGATCTTAGGTTTCAACCTCACTTGTGTTTCGCTCACACTTCTCTCTtgatttgaaattttattacatttggtatttatagtgttaggCATGAATACAATCCAAGGGACAAGAAAAAGCCACATCGATTGAAGCTTGTGGAGAAAAAATAAAGCCCGCCCGTACAGTTTGGAATTTTGGATGAACCTATACCGAACCTCCAAAACCATGAACCTTCTGCCTCTTTTCTTCTCAATTGGGTTTGGCCGAACCACCAAAGGGTATGGTCGAACTTCTAGTAGGTTTGGTCGAACCTCAAACATGTTTGGTCGAATTTCTCCTGCTTCATGGCAATTTCTCGTAAAACAGTCATAACTTCGTCGTTTCTCATCCAAACGAGCTTATGACCACGCGTCAGAAACTATTAAACCAAGCTTTCACCTCCAACTTGAATCAACTCAATCTAATGAGTAAATCATGAGATATGTCCATTTGAAGTCAGTCATTCCACTATAATGACACAAATATCCTTCAACGAGGATTCGAGGCACACATAACATTAAacttcatcattatcattatcattatcattatcattatcattatcattaccccattgcctcaaagaggctcccgcttCTCCCgtaagaagcggggtaaggggggtcgggtgtacgcaatCTTACCCTTGCAATTGcggagaggttgtttccaattgacccaaaagcgataacgggactaCAACGGGAATTAGAAAAGATTGGCGTCAATTAGGAACGTTGTCAGGCCTTGTATTGCATCATTTATTTGATATTTCGGCTTTGAATGCTGTTCTTTTTATAGAACCGTGTATGTATTTGTATTCGTTTGTACTTTGAGTTAGTTAGAAACATTTGAATAACTTAACGTGAGAGATGGGATATTGATTTGAATGTTTGAACAGTGATATGGGTGAGGTAATAAGTTATGTTGATCGAATCTCCGAACTACCCGACTTCATTCTTCACCAAATACTGTCATATCTTTCGACAAAAGAGGCCGCCCAAACTAGTCTTATATCCAAGAGGTGGCGATATGTTTGTGAAACTTTCCCTATCCTAGATTGTGATGAATGGTTTTTTGGAAGAGAATTGGATATACTTAATCCCAAGGAGCTTGGTATGCCTAAAGATGAGCGACGCAAGATTTTTAATCGAAGAGTGAAGTTCATGAGTTATGTTGATGAGAAACTGTGTAGATTTCATGAGGAGAATCTTTGTGTAAAGAAGTTTCTTCTTCATATTACTCTTGTGAGTAACGATTTGGCCACTCGTGTTGATACTTGGATGGAATTGATTGCTGGTTTGCGTGTTCAAGAACTTGATCTGTATCTTACTGTGGGAAGAGAAAGATTATATGACCTACCTATGAAGTTGCTTGCAACAGAATCATTAGCCGTTTTAACTTTAAGGGGTTGTCTTCTATTAAGCAGCCGTCTTGACAAGAGTGCTATTAGACTCTGCTCTCTAGTTGAGCTGTATCTTAGGGATGTTTCTATAGATCAGGATACAATTCAAGATCTCATTTTCTCCATTCGTTCGATGGAAGTACTCTCTTTGAAGAATTGTTTGGGATTTGAGAATCTTGAAATTAGTGATCATGATAAGCTGAAGAAGATGGTGTACCATCCTCATAAAGACCTCAAAGTCAAGAAGTTTAGCATTAAGGTACCAACGTTGGAAGAACTCGATTTTTGTAGTGTTGATAAAGATAAGACGGCATGTGAAATCATTGTCAGTTCTGTTTGCCAAAATCTAAAACGTTTGTCTCTGTGCGGCATTCCCATAGATGCAAAGTGGCTCCAGAAAATGATTTCATCCTTTCCCCTGCTCGAGCATTTGTTTTTGGGTGGATGTGTATTGCAAAAAGTTATGAAGCTCTCAAGTCGAGTTCTTAAGGTGATACAGGTTAGCAATTGCACTAAACTGGTGAAAGCAGAGTTTGATACACCTAATGTACATATATTTGAATATCGTGGTAAGACCATGCCTCGCTTATATTCAAACAGTGTTGCTGATTATCGGACTGCAGAACTTTCTGTTCGTCTTGGAAATATGGACAGTATCTGGTTCATGAGGTTGAACAACTTTCTCAGAGATAACAAATTCCAAGACCTGAGTCTTTCTATGACTGCTACATCAGTATGTCTACCCTTCAACTTCATAATAGCTATTTTAAGTCCATAAGAATTATCTCTTTGCTCATTTTGGGATTATATGTTTATTGGTTTGTTAGGGTAAAGAGATATCCTTCAACTCTGAGGACTATAAGGAAATCCAGCTTCTGCCCTTTGAACTCAACAATATGAAGCTGGTTACACATACATTGACATCAGTAAACTATGCAGCTCTTTTAGATGGCTTATTCTGGAACTTACGTCCCAGAATTCTGTCATTAgaacttaattattattcacCTGAATTTTTGAAGGTATGTGTTCATTGCTCAAAAACTCACCAaatatttatcattttttaTTTGTTCACAGTTGACAAATGACGAGTTATTAGTTTGCATTTTAATACAGTAGCTCCTTGTTTAGTTGTGCATGGTGGTGTAAAATTTAGCAAACATACGAATACGTTGAGAAGAGAGTAACGAATATGCTTCTGCTAATACTTCATATGACTTCGAATTTGAAGATGCATGAGATATAAGAATTTATATtttacgacgattcatgttagccgaccccaaatcatttcgGGACTaagggctttgttgttgttgttgttgttgtagtatatattttttcaccTGAAGCTTGGGAAAGAGTGGAATTTTTTTCTCTAAGATGAATGCATTTTGGAGATTTTTACTACTTACACAAAATTTAAAAtagagttttttttaaaaaaaaggaaatcctACATGTAGTCATTTATCTGTTGGATTTCTCAGGGAGTGCATATTTTGGTTAACATCTCTGTTTTTGCAGGGGATATTGAAAAGCTTGGTGGCAGAAGAAGAACCAGATTGTTACTGCTCTCGGAATTTTGAATGCTGGCGTCACTTGTTAAAGGATATAAAGTTGATTAATGTGGGAAGTTTGAAGAGTGGTACTGTACTTGACATTTTGACACTGAACAACTTGACCACTTTCTTGGATAATTGGGCAATTGAAGCCCGGAGAACGGTTAAATCTTATGGAGCTCTCAAAGGGGAAACTCTGTCTTTTCAGTTGTCATGGTAATTATGTAGCAGCACCTTGTTTAATTAACAAGTATTGTTATGCGTTCTTGCAACAACGTGCAATTGAGTCTGCAGAACATTGTATTAATCTTGCACCAATTTACGTAAGTATATAAGTTACTGTGGTACTTGAATACGTCATGGAAGTGGAAATTTCTGATGTGAATAGAAAGTGTCATCAGGACTTCGAATTAGAGAGGAGGTGCTGTATTGATCCAATCCTCATTACTGAGGTTTGGGTGGAATGTTAGGCATTCTTAATTAAATAAAGTGGCTAATCACAACACCAAGTATGTAATTTAAACCATGAACACCTGATAAGATGATGAAATGGAACAACTGTTGACTACCAGCGACTCAGAGGAGGCTTGAAACTTGCCCAGTAATGTTATCTCCTTCGATTTCTTAAACTGAATTTGATGCTGGAAGCCTTGAAAATAATTCAGGAAAGACGAAACGGAAGATTATAATTATGGACTTCTTAGTTCTATTGTATAGGATGTTTCAAAACTCATTAAACCTTAACTGCAGCTTCTTTGTTTTTTTAGTATACTAGTTGTTGGCCGACGCGCTATCGCGCGCCGTCCCCCAAGGTAGGGACAAACATATGGCGtagttatttttattaaaatatatcaAGCATGTTTAATTAGTATTATAACCATGCATTTCTAGAAAGAAACCTATTGTTTAAGGATTACTAATAACATTAGTTTTGTAAGGGAGCTGATATATCATGTTGCAACACCTCCATTTTCGACAACTGAGGATCTGAAATgataaaaaattacaaatatgCAAACACATGAGGTATATAAATAAGAAATCAGTTACGACAATTCTGGGGCTATTATGCAAACTCATTGGGACTATGTTTTTATAGCAAACAACACCACACCAAGTCAACCTGACCACTTTGGTTAAAACTTCACGGAGCAACAAACACAACCAGCAACAGACAACCAGACTACCCAGCAACCCTGAGCTAACTTGTTGCACTGCCACGGACCAGCAAACTTCATGCAAGCCAGAACACAAAAACATCAGCACACTTCGGAGAATAGAACTGTGGCACCAGTGTTGCTAGTACTTTGAGAGAACAACTAAGAACAGCTGACACAACCAAAAACTAAGTGATATGAGCAGGACAGAATGCGCTGAGTAGATTAGACCCAACTCTGAATAAGAGTATACATAAAAGTCACCCCTAAACACCCCCCATCTCCAcaaaaataattacaaagaaCGTATTAACCCAACTTGTTATGTCTTCCTATCATCCATAGCTTTATCTTGTACCTGTTTCCCGTTGTATGTCGTCTATCAACTATCACATAAACGAGCGAAAAAGTTGGGTTAAGCCAAAAGTTAACAATTTAACAACTCACCATCACCACACATCTGTGTAAATGTCAATCTTTTCTCCTTTCCTCACCTTCTGAACACTGCCCTGCCTTAAAAATTCGCATAGCATAGACTTTGGATCAACACTTGATCATGCACAATGTACACCAGCCTTGTCCGAAAGAAATTTCATTTATGAACAGAAGTTTATTTATACGAGTTAAAAAATCAGCCAGCTGCTTGAAAATCCTTAAAGTCCTCATCTGTTGTATCTTCTGAACTTTGATTTtccttaaaattaaaatcaggtTGAACCTGCTCTTTACTGGGAtcttctttctcctcttcgaatattttattaggattagaactTGGGGATCTAGGAGTTTTAGGAGAAGAAGTTGGTGAGAGGGTTGGTGGTGGAGGACTGTGGAGGACTCAGTAATATAGAAATGGGGGTCCAACtttttacttttttaaaaaacaaaattgcTTATCCTtctattttgccccttttgttaAGAGGAATTAGGGAACATTAGGTAATAAATTTTCTTAATAT
This sequence is a window from Spinacia oleracea cultivar Varoflay chromosome 1, BTI_SOV_V1, whole genome shotgun sequence. Protein-coding genes within it:
- the LOC110777142 gene encoding F-box/FBD/LRR-repeat protein At5g56420, coding for MGEVISYVDRISELPDFILHQILSYLSTKEAAQTSLISKRWRYVCETFPILDCDEWFFGRELDILNPKELGMPKDERRKIFNRRVKFMSYVDEKLCRFHEENLCVKKFLLHITLVSNDLATRVDTWMELIAGLRVQELDLYLTVGRERLYDLPMKLLATESLAVLTLRGCLLLSSRLDKSAIRLCSLVELYLRDVSIDQDTIQDLIFSIRSMEVLSLKNCLGFENLEISDHDKLKKMVYHPHKDLKVKKFSIKVPTLEELDFCSVDKDKTACEIIVSSVCQNLKRLSLCGIPIDAKWLQKMISSFPLLEHLFLGGCVLQKVMKLSSRVLKVIQVSNCTKLVKAEFDTPNVHIFEYRGKTMPRLYSNSVADYRTAELSVRLGNMDSIWFMRLNNFLRDNKFQDLSLSMTATSGKEISFNSEDYKEIQLLPFELNNMKLVTHTLTSVNYAALLDGLFWNLRPRILSLELNYYSPEFLKGILKSLVAEEEPDCYCSRNFECWRHLLKDIKLINVGSLKSGTVLDILTLNNLTTFLDNWAIEARRTVKSYGALKGETLSFQLSW